Genomic window (Nicotiana sylvestris chromosome 7, ASM39365v2, whole genome shotgun sequence):
ATTAAGAAATGTTAAATGAAACAAAGCTTCGACAAAAGTTTCACTAGTACTTAATGCTCCGTTCGGCCTTCTTGCTTTTTCATTTCTTATTTATTTGATTGATTATCTAGGACCAACTTTGCTTGATAAGTTTTGATCTGTCCAGTAAATCAGGAACCATtggggtttttttttttggtggggggggggggaacttaAGTATTAGTACATAccaatgttttaggattttaccCCCTTCCAACTTTATAATAATTGTCTCATGGACTTGGGCATCATCTCTTTTTACTCCAAGAAGACTTTAGAAGCATACCCAAAATCTCAAAGCCACTGTGCATTGCAAGAACATATGATTTATACTCCAAGTGATTCTCACACATGTAGCACCTATTACAATTTATAAGTTAAAATTATCATGTGTTAAGAAACTACAAACCTTCCAAAGCATGCTACCTTTGTGGGGACTCTAGCTTCCTCCCAAGGTCAATGGTGCACAGAGAAGCTTATAATCCCTTAATGCATTATACAAGAGCAGCTTGCCAAAGAATTAAATCAACTGAGATAGTTCAATATTTTATAAACTAGTATATAAATGTTGGTAGTGTTGCTTGGACAAGGACCTATTACAGATCTTTGATGGAACAGTAGGAGAAAAGGAAAACAGAACACAAGAAAAAGATTGGAAATGGAAAAATATTTCACTAGGAAGTCGTCTGCTCGCAGATTCAATGAGATTAATCCTCAACCTGGAAGTCATAGCATAGAGAGGTTTCGCAGCATGAGGTTTTATGAATTTCTTCATAGTCAAACTATGTTATCTTGAGACCTTTTAGAGCCACCAGAACGGTAGTTCATGATATTATTATCAGCTTATCTGATAATGAACCTTCTCGAATTATATTCATTGGTTCTTTGTACTTGAACATTCTCTATGAAATTACAACAGACCAGCTCCGCCTCTGCCGCATCTGTATCTCTCTGAAGAAATGGTAAATGAAGCAGCATGTTTCGTCCGCAATCACATCAACATGCTGCTGTCTGCATCTGAGGATATTGCCCTTGGTAAAGACACAAATATGTTTGTTAAGGTCTCTGTGGGACTGATGCTGGTATCTGTGATCGGGGGCTTGACCGATTTCCTCACATTGGGATACACTAGTAAGTTATAGTTACTCCCGTTATTCTTACTTTTGGAAACAAAGAGTTCTCGACGTTGGAAATTGACTTTGGGTTTCTTTTCTTTGCAGGCATTGTGATTGTTCTTACAGTTCCTGCACTCTATGAGAAGTATGAAGACCAAGTTGATGCATGTGTCTTAATGGCATACAGGAAATTGCGGCTCTTCTATTTTAAATTTGATGCAGTATGTGTTAGCAAGGTTCAAAGATTGATTTTGGAAAAGGAGAAATTAAGCTAAACCATTTTCTCTGAATTTGTGAAGTTGTTTTCAACTTATttgttcttttttatttttaactttTTTAGTAGGGATGGGGGGAAAGGTTGTTTGGGGTCTTTTTTTATAGCCTTTGCCATATATCTTGGTTTCTTTCCCATTCTCTCTTTCTCATCGGAAGTGAAGTGTGGAGAGCAAATGCTCTGAGAGGCACCAAAATATGAGAGATTGTAATTTGCATATATACTGTGTACGTCCATTTTCCTCATAAATGGATACGGGCGATTGATATAGATGATTTGAACTAATTCGGATTGAAGTatagttgattgattgattgattatGTACATCCATTCCTTGCGAAGCAAATCATTTTAAGGTCGAACCAAGTTGTAAGCTTGCAACATGATTTGCCAACTGGATATTCGAGTAAGAGCACTTGTATATAAATgacctttttttcttctttttcaatcTCATGCAACAAAGCAATTAAGGTGTAATTGCTGCTTGCTTAAATCACAATTGTTGTATTTTACATGGTAATTCAGTAACagaaaggaaattaaattatGCAAATGCCGGATGTTTAAGAAAACATGATTTAATTCTCATGTAATGCCTGCCTCAATTTAGAAGCAGCAGAATCTTGAGTATCTTACTGAAGCAGAATGTGATTCATGTTGGGTAAGTATCAAGGAACTCAGCCTTTTGGCTTTAGTAAAACGATGTTAACAGTTCGGACAATAACATACAGTGTAGGCAAACAAAATGAGCACTGTTCTTACAAACAGAACGACAAAGGAACAATAAGAACATCACTAGTCCTGGCTGCTTCCATAACTATCACGCTTCTCGTGTTGCCAACCAAAGCCCTGTCCATCATGACTAGCATCAGAGTAGTGCCTGCCTCCTCTTTGAAGTTGTGACATGGGATGTGGTAAAGGTGGGGGTGGTGGAAGGGTCATAGGTTGTGGCATCAATATACCCTTGCTATCTCTGTTGTCCATTGAATTTCCACTCTGTCCACCTTCCGATCCTCGGTTGGCTGAAGGTGGAGGTGGCAGGTTTGAGGGCATTATACCGGCATTCCTTCCATAGTCTCCTTGGAAAAATACGGGTCTTCCTTGAGGATCAGCGGCATTTACAAAACCATCCCCAGGAGGTTGAACTGCAGAGCGCTCAAAAGGCCCAACCTGCTGCCCCATATTCCATGGCCGAGGGTAATTTTCTGCAAAATTCATACTTCCTGCAGCGCCGGGTGGAAAACCTAGCAAAGACCCTTGTTCTGATCCCATTTCAGGAGTTGAGTCTGGCCTAGGCATCTCAAACGGGGCACCATAAAATGGTTGAGCTCCATCGGGTGCAAACTGAGGATAACCAAATTGAGGAGCCAAAACTGGATTCGAACTCATAGGCACTGCAAAGCCATGAGGTTGGGACATGTGCATAGGATATTCAGGGAAAGGGGAACCCCCTATAATCCCTTGTTGCTTGTCTGGAAACTGACCTGGCTCTGGCCGCAATGCGCCCTGTGTGTCAAAACCTTGTTGGGGAAACCGGTTCTGGCTGCCGGGCCTTTCAAAGCCCGGAGGAGGATTACTATCAGACTGTTGCTCTAATGGATGATTTTGGATTGACCCAGCGAAAGGTGGTGTTGGCTTTGGTTGCATGACAAGCCTAGGAGGCTGTTGGTCTCTAGTTTGAGAATGATGAGATTTGTCTTCACGATCATGTACCTGGGAACCTGAACTAGGAGAAAATAGGGGCCTAGGCGGTGCTTGCACTGTAGAATCAGAGGCTGCAGGTTTTCTAGCACTGGCAGACTCCGAAACATTTCCATCTTTTTCTGCAGTTTGATGAAGGAGATCACCGTGATTCTCATGAATATGAGATTCAAATTCAGTCTTCTTCAGAAAGGACTTGAGACAATGCGGAGCTGCACAGATGAAGATCCCTTCCATCAATTTAATTGTCTGAATCTTCTGAATGCGTTCATCGCAGCTGAATCCGAGAAAGAAAAAGATTAAGTAGTTCATTTCATACTCATTAGATTGACGAAACAAGTTTGGAACAGGAAATCATGCTAAACTAACCAACCCAGTTTCCTCTCAAATAGTTCAGTAGCAATTAGAGTTTAATAGGGGACGCATGACATTCTCTGGGTGATGCTTATCACGACAATTTCAAATCCGCTTCGATGAGATCTCAAGTTTTTTAAATAATCTACTTCGTTGAGAAAGGAAGGCCCAGTCAGAGTTAAAATCAACCATTTGCCATAACAAGGTCTGATGAAGCTCTTAATAGGAGCaacatttatttttttattttttatttatttgcaccgggtgtccgagtctctAAGAGCCCGACTAATCCCGGGGGTGCACAGGCCCACAGCAAGGAGTTTCCGGCGAGTGCAccacggttaattcaggttttacccagtccgatggccctcagaaattgtttgcacccagtggatttcgaacttgagaccttgaaagggaGCAAACCCCAAGGCTCAAGTCAATTGCCACTAGGCCAACCCCTGAGGGTTAGGAGCAACATTTATCTAACTTCGAAAAGAATAATTTCTAATAAAATTTCATTCCGACAACTAGCTCAAGTTGACATTGGATTAGACAAAAAAAGCCAAGATGTCAATGCACTAGTCTAAAACACAGGggaacaaaaaaaacaaaagagacaCGATACTGAAAATTCACTTGACAAATTTGATGTGAAACCAGGTTTATATAGAACGGCCAAGAGCTCAAACATACACCTTATACTACCACATGCTTCTACCAGCAGCGGAATCCCTATAAATCACTATATTGTATGCCCTCCTCTTTCAACTTGCCAGTTTCAATGTGGTCCAAATTCATATGAGACGTACGGTTTCATAATTTTATATCCTGAAGACTTAATAGAATTTACTCTTACAAGCGAGAGAAACAGGATATACAGCTTACAGGTAGCAGAGAGAATCACTCCTGGCACAATCTAAGCAGAAGGCATGTTCACATGGGCTCTGCAAAAGAAGATAGTAAAGGTCATTTTACTTAAAAATATAGTTGTGAAAAGTAAATATAAATGCATAACATTGATATTGTTTTTAATCCTTCCATAACATTGATAATGTCATTCATCATATGTCAACACTAGCTTTTAAATCATAACCCAGTTAGTGTACGGCATACAACCGTTCCGTAGTAGCAAAAACAAGCTCTGCCAGACTGCCATATTTGACACAACAAGACAATAGGAAATGCATTAACCAGTTAGTGTATGAAAGAGTATAAGTTATTCAATAAATGCATAACCTTTGAAACAAAAATAAGTTCTACAACATATGACAGACAATCTGTTTTTCTTGAAGGGGGATTAATTTAAATAGAgttgaaaattcaaaattcatcttTGGTGCCCCTTGAGTTCTTGGGATCATGTAAAAGATATTGTGCTAGAGGATTTacaagggaaaatattttctcaACCAAGTGATGGTGTGAGACTGATATCAAGTAGTGGTCAATTTAAGAGGCCCTATAATAGCAACTGAAGTTGGCACCAAAAATATGACCACGTAATTCCTTTTTGTTGGTCAAAATAGGTGGGCCCATGATCCACTGAGTTCCGAACCATGTGATGCTTGCCCTTAGAGATTTCTTGGTTATCAAAAAAAAAGGTAGTACTAAGTAGCAGTACCCTAGTTTTAGTCCCTCATTTGTTGGTGGAAACAATTGATATTGagcagtaacagtaggaatagcatTGATTGACAAACACGTTGCACCTCAGGGACAGAGGACTCAAGGACCACTATAACAACAATGGAgtaggcaaaaaaaaaaaaaaaaaagctgaacattctATACTCACCAGACGTCCATAAATAGCAATTGGAAAGTCACAACGGACACAAAAATGTACTCGTTCACCAAGCTGGCGACGGGACCGGCGGCCAACAGTCTTGAGCAGAGAAGCAGCATTTGCTGAACCAAGGCTCTTGGCTACAGGAAGATCAGCTAAAACAAGGTGATCAGGACAAGCAACTGTAATACTGTCCGAAGGCAAAGACTTAGCACCTCCACCACTCTCACTGGCTGGTTTGCTTAGCCTGATCTGAAGCATCTTTTCGAAGTATTCTGCTCCCCACCCTCCTCGTCAGACCCACTAAACCAGTATAACTTCTTCAACTCAAATAACAAATCAATGGTATCTCTGCAGggaattaataaaaaaaattattaccaTAAAATTCAATTGTGAATATCACCTTATATCAAATCAATATCCCTCCAAGGACAAAGATAAAATTGGAAAATACAAAGAAGATAAGCATGGCATGATACCACGAAAAAGATCAAGAAGGGTTACAGAATTTCAAGGGTTTGTGGAATTGCTTCACAAACGAAATACTACACAGGATAATTGTGATGCATGGAGATGGAGCGCGTGAAACAGTGGTGCATTTTTTGTGAAGTCCTACTATGAGAAGCTTCTAGTAAGGGAGGTGTCAGCTTTCCCACACTCTAGGTATGGATCTTTCGGGTATCGAGAAAGGTGTGCTTTTTCACTTGCTAGCCATGAGTGGGAGATCTTGACGGCAAATAATCTGAGGAAGAGAAAGATTACATATGTCAGTTGGTGTTTCATGTGCAAAAACTCGGGTGAGGACGTGGATCATCTTCTTTTACATTGCAGGGCTGCTTCACATTTGTGGAGGCTATACAAACAAAATACTGCATAGGAGATCCTGGGATGGTTTGGTCTTCAATGGGTGATGTCATGCACGGTAAAGGAAGCTATTTTCAGTTGGTCACCAGAAGTTGGAAAAGAAGACGCATGGTTTGGGATGTGGCTCCTCTAGCAATATGCAGACAGTTCGGAGGGAGAGCTTTTGAAGGAGTAGAAATTGATTTTGTACATTTGAGGAGTAGCCAGTTATCCCGTATTGATTTTTGGGGCACCCACGAGATTCCTATTTTTATAGAAGATTGGGTAACTATCATATCTTTTGTAAAGTTTTCTACATTTTGGCATACTTCTTGTATGCAGGTGTGATGAAGCAATGGTCCAAATATAAGCAAATAAATGAATAAGTTATAAGAAACAATAGTTGTCCAGAAAATACTAATGATTAACAAGCTTTCTAACTAGTACCCATATCAATTCTAACCTCAGGCTCTAATTGAAAGAAATTTTTAAGGATTTCATGGAAACCCCTAATGCATCAGTTAAAAAAAGGGCTTCTGCTGCCAAATCTACATCACAAAAACAACATATAAACCCTAAAATAGCAAAATTTCTACTTTCCCGACTTTGAGCAAGTACTAGGTATTTCAAATTCGATTCTGAATTCCAATTAAATTAAACTGTAATAAATGCATAAATTTCTGAGATAAATAATGCTGATGAATGGACTATTACGCCACCAAATTTAAGTAATATTTGAATCCCAACTATCAGAACGAGAAACAAAAttcagaagaaaacaaagaatatATGTATTACCATTGTGTATAACTCTGTGTGCGTGTCTTATGTTATTGGAAGATTACCGGAGAAAAGAGGTGTTCGTCCCTTAGTTCTGTGCTGATTGCTGAAAGTTGAAATTTACAGTGAAGGAAAATCAACAAACCCCCTTTGAAGTTTAGTTATTTATGGGCCTTTACGTTTGACCGTCTTGAAAAGCAATTTAGATTTTGGCCTAGTTTCGGATAACAAGGTATTCACAGGCATATTTCAAAAGTTGGTCAATTTATGAAATATTACTACAAATATTAGCCAAATATTATTGATATTaaccaattagctatttgtaccAAAAAAAGATCTTTTTTTAAGTGAGTGTTATTAGAATAAACTGAGTACATTTTAAGGAGTTTGAATCTCAGTTTTAGGATAATTTcgtggagttttgaggtggtttgaattgaaaattcgaagtagaagATGAACATAAACAAATGATGtgtgtatcacactgtgtatTATTTatgtatacatatgtatcatatttgtatcaaatatgtatcacatgtatattcatatatatatttgTGTGCGTGATACATGTGTGCacaagaattttttgaactcgattttaactatgaattttgacaccaaatcagtccaaatcaccATCAATCTTCGtcaatttatttttatattgaCTCGTCTATATGCTCGAGGcttgaaagcctcctcacataaCACTCGAGGCTTGAAAgactcctcacatcactcaacatatcctcacgtatggccctcggccttaatcggtccagaaaataatcataagcctcttgggcatcagtaaaataatagtgctcagctcaacagcattataaatatcattaaatctcgagttgagtataaatgtagctgagttcacaaaataatataattcaattggactgagttcaaataatattttaattcgtgaggaaaatagtgatgtaaattcacaaaagatttcagataattggcacgaagcccaaatatggcaataagccccaatcatagtgaaaaataataaatctttatcaattacgcggtaaaaatatcaactgggatggaccaagtcacaatccccaatagtaaatgacctcgcgctcgtcatacaacgcgtgtctcatctcaacatagcagtatgttgtgcaatccgggttttcaaaccctcagtgcatcatttaaaatcattactcacacaatcagcacctcggtgctcaagccataggcaatgatccggcctcaagtcctcccggctggcctaacatcaaactcacagagattacacctcgcccatcgatgggggaattacaagccatcaaggcacatctaatactgggcattcgttcgcgcatacgaataTGTGGAAGGAACTGTAAAAGTTACTTtgtcaagctgaatcaaggaggcacgattaagaattcaagaatatgaagtttttcctaaaggttctgcagcctcccgaggataagtacagacgtctccgtaccgatccgcgagactctactaaaccagctcatgactcgcgagacctagtagcctaggctctgataccaactttttcAATGAAATTCaaccatacccattgaaaaatGTCCCATTTTTGCTTTGATTTTTgaaatcttgtatatatatatatatatatatatatatatatatatatatatatatatatatatatatatatatatatatattgtatttcatcaccttgttAGTTACCTCATCACACATGAAAATATAGAAAGGAGATCTTTGTGTGTGATTCTTGaagagaaagaaccttatttatttggtttttcaatttttatatgtggTTGGCTAATTTTAATAACTATATGGCTAATgactagaggttggtaagttatAACTTGTTTACGACATTTTTTATAAGATTCCCTTCATATTGGGTGGCACTATAAAGGGTTGATATTTAAATATTCCCCAtgtttttaaatatatttaaaaaatgatCTCCGGACTCACATATTTATTGTTTGTCAGGGATTTCTCTATTGAATTGGTACGTTTTATGTTATATTTACTCTACCTATATTTTTAATTGTTCACAAACTTCAGCCAGCTGGTATGACTTTGTGATTGTTCTATTGTTAACCAAACTATATCATATTGTCATGACTTTGTGTCATCTGCATTCGACCTATTTATTAAATTGCTCACAAACGCTACAAGATTGATATGATTTTGTGCTTGTTCAATTTCACCAAACTCTACCAGATTGGTATTACATTTTATAATATGCAATCCACTTATTTGTTAAATTGTTCATCAAAGTCTACTCGATTGGTATTTCAACTAGTGTTCCTCAAAATTACTAATTCAGTTTCAATAAAATCATCTTATAATCTGCTACAAATGattttaaatttgaaataacacctcaAAATACCAACACAAAAGATCTCCAATCACCAATTTAGTTAGATAACACCATATCAAAAAGATCCACTTTATCTTCTTTAGTACTAAGGGTCaatggatttttgaaaattttaaagcAAATCACTAAATTAGTGTTTGAACTAAAAAGTTAAGtataaattatcaatattaaaataatttaaaaaataatcaaTTATTAACTTCTACTTTTCACCCCCCAAACAAAAATTTTAAGTTTATAGTATTGAAGACTGATAttttgatgaagaagaagcatatCTGTGcaacaaaataaaaatataaaaaatatttaaagacCAATCCCTTATAGAAACAACTGGTGCAATTGTATGACACATATTAGATAATTAGATCTGACTGACATTTTTTGGTAGAAATAGCGTGGGATAGCCACTTTTTAATATGGTATTAGTTTTTATTCAGTTTTTTAATATtgagcaaaaatagccactactctattaaaattaatacgaAAAGACGTTTTTATCCTTTCTTCATGAGTGTTgtataaatattaaggacatggtgtccttaacatttacacaACACACATGAAATTAAGGACGCCATGTCTTTAATATTTACACTGcacatatgaagttaaggacatgatgtcctaAAGTTATAACAACGGAAGATGCAAATACATgacactttgtccttaatatttacacaacattcatgaagttaaggacaccatgtccttaatattATACAATACtcataaagttaaggacattatgtccttaatatttacactgcacacatgaagttaaggacactatatccttaacatttacactacacatatgaagttaaggacatgatcTCCTAAAGTTTAACAATGGAAGGTGCAAATACAAGACATTTTGTTCTTAATATTTACACATTATTTATGAAGTTAAGGATattatgtccttaatatttacacaacaccCATGTTTAGCACATGGATATTTTCGTCCAGgcaaataaaaatttattttgcaATGACTAAAGAATAAATACATTTTAAATAGGGGCTAAAAAGT
Coding sequences:
- the LOC104234541 gene encoding reticulon-like protein B12, which translates into the protein MGSIDRLFNRQRSLHQILGGGFVADVVLWRRKDVTVGILVITLFAWVVFEISGYTLLSLVSSVFLLLFTILFLWAKSAAILNRPAPPLPHLYLSEEMVNEAACFVRNHINMLLSASEDIALGKDTNMFVKVSVGLMLVSVIGGLTDFLTLGYTSIVIVLTVPALYEKYEDQVDACVLMAYRKLRLFYFKFDAVCVSKVQRLILEKEKLS
- the LOC104234540 gene encoding E3 ubiquitin-protein ligase HAKAI homolog, which encodes MLQIRLSKPASESGGGAKSLPSDSITVACPDHLVLADLPVAKSLGSANAASLLKTVGRRSRRQLGERVHFCVRCDFPIAIYGRLSPCEHAFCLDCARSDSLCYLCDERIQKIQTIKLMEGIFICAAPHCLKSFLKKTEFESHIHENHGDLLHQTAEKDGNVSESASARKPAASDSTVQAPPRPLFSPSSGSQVHDREDKSHHSQTRDQQPPRLVMQPKPTPPFAGSIQNHPLEQQSDSNPPPGFERPGSQNRFPQQGFDTQGALRPEPGQFPDKQQGIIGGSPFPEYPMHMSQPHGFAVPMSSNPVLAPQFGYPQFAPDGAQPFYGAPFEMPRPDSTPEMGSEQGSLLGFPPGAAGSMNFAENYPRPWNMGQQVGPFERSAVQPPGDGFVNAADPQGRPVFFQGDYGRNAGIMPSNLPPPPSANRGSEGGQSGNSMDNRDSKGILMPQPMTLPPPPPLPHPMSQLQRGGRHYSDASHDGQGFGWQHEKRDSYGSSQD